The Methyloferula stellata AR4 genome includes a window with the following:
- a CDS encoding Crp/Fnr family transcriptional regulator, with amino-acid sequence MNKPGDFAALLRINPFFAGLDAQAIEKLASLCQKRTLPEGETLFVKGDKGDALYGIRRGQIRIETGTPSGDTLTLNVLGPGDLFGEIALFDGQARTADAVAAEASELFVLRRSDFLAYLEKDARVAIRVIELLCQRIRWVSDRMEETALLPFQVRLARRLAILVEDFGMEIHISQDRLANYVGVARETVNRQLQIWRRAGLLDLGRGRILIRDREKLMRETGAE; translated from the coding sequence CTGAATAAGCCCGGCGACTTCGCGGCGCTGCTACGGATCAATCCGTTCTTCGCCGGGCTCGATGCGCAAGCGATCGAGAAGCTTGCCAGTCTCTGTCAGAAACGCACCTTGCCCGAAGGCGAGACGCTTTTCGTCAAAGGCGACAAAGGCGATGCACTTTACGGCATCAGGCGCGGCCAGATCCGCATCGAAACGGGCACGCCGTCCGGCGACACTCTGACCTTGAACGTGCTTGGACCCGGCGATCTTTTCGGCGAGATCGCGCTTTTCGACGGCCAGGCACGCACGGCCGATGCCGTAGCGGCGGAAGCCAGCGAGCTTTTCGTGCTCCGTCGCAGCGACTTTCTTGCCTATCTCGAAAAAGATGCCCGTGTCGCGATCCGCGTCATCGAGCTTTTATGCCAGCGCATCAGATGGGTCAGCGACCGTATGGAGGAAACGGCGCTGCTGCCGTTTCAGGTGCGCCTGGCGCGGCGGCTCGCCATCCTCGTCGAGGATTTCGGCATGGAAATTCACATCTCGCAGGACCGGCTTGCGAATTATGTCGGCGTCGCGCGCGAGACGGTGAACCGGCAATTGCAGATCTGGCGGCGCGCTGGCCTTCTCGATCTCGGCCGCGGGCGCATTTTGATCCGCGACCGCGAGAAGCTCATGCGGGAAACAGGCGCGGAGTAG
- a CDS encoding response regulator: protein MRSPPRILAVDDVPENLDIVRMRLEAHGYEVVTAMDGEEALTQAREHLPDLILLDIMMPKLDGISVLKILKQDQRFGFVPIILLTAKADRTDIVAGLDAGGDDYLTKPFDQAALIARVRSMLRIKALHDVVQDQTVQLAAQTKQLENWNQSLAQKVTEQVTEIERMSRLKRFLSPQVADVIAASSEQEDLLRSHRREVTVLFCDLRGFTAFTEIAEPEEVMAVLHEFHHALGQLIDRYEGTLERFAGDGLLTLFNDPLSCPDHTMRAVRMAVEMRESVEVLARTWRKRGHDLGFGIGIALGYATLGKIGFERRFDYAAVGTVTNLASRLCDEAKPGQILVDQRVFNVIEETFDARSIGTLNLKGFRRAVEAFEIIGARS from the coding sequence GTGCGCAGCCCGCCGCGTATTCTTGCGGTCGACGACGTTCCCGAAAATCTCGACATCGTGCGCATGCGCCTCGAGGCGCATGGCTATGAGGTCGTGACCGCTATGGACGGCGAAGAGGCGTTGACCCAGGCCCGCGAACATCTGCCCGACCTCATCTTGCTCGACATCATGATGCCGAAGCTCGACGGCATTTCGGTCCTGAAGATCTTGAAGCAGGATCAGCGCTTCGGCTTCGTTCCGATCATTCTCCTGACGGCCAAGGCCGACCGCACCGATATTGTCGCCGGCCTCGATGCCGGCGGCGACGATTATCTGACGAAGCCCTTCGATCAGGCGGCGCTCATCGCGCGCGTGCGCTCCATGTTGCGGATCAAGGCTCTGCACGATGTCGTTCAGGATCAGACCGTGCAACTGGCGGCGCAGACCAAGCAGCTTGAGAACTGGAACCAGTCGCTCGCTCAGAAAGTCACCGAACAGGTCACCGAAATCGAACGCATGAGCCGCCTCAAGCGCTTTTTGTCGCCGCAGGTCGCAGATGTCATCGCGGCCAGCAGCGAGCAGGAAGACCTTTTGCGCAGCCATAGGCGCGAAGTCACGGTCCTCTTCTGCGACCTGCGCGGCTTCACCGCGTTTACCGAGATCGCCGAGCCGGAAGAGGTGATGGCGGTCCTGCATGAATTCCATCACGCACTCGGGCAATTGATCGACCGCTATGAAGGTACGCTCGAACGTTTCGCAGGCGACGGGCTTCTCACCCTCTTCAACGACCCCCTCTCCTGCCCCGATCATACGATGCGGGCCGTGCGCATGGCGGTCGAGATGCGCGAGAGCGTCGAAGTGCTCGCACGGACATGGCGCAAGCGCGGTCATGATCTCGGCTTCGGAATCGGCATCGCGCTCGGCTACGCAACCTTGGGCAAGATCGGCTTCGAGCGCCGCTTCGATTATGCCGCGGTCGGCACGGTGACGAATCTTGCCTCGCGGCTTTGCGACGAGGCCAAGCCCGGCCAGATCCTCGTCGATCAGCGCGTCTTCAACGTGATCGAAGAGACATTCGACGCCAGATCCATCGGCACGCTCAACCTGAAGGGCTTCCGCCGCGCCGTCGAAGCCTTCGAGATCATCGGAGCGCGAAGCTGA